One region of Niallia sp. Man26 genomic DNA includes:
- a CDS encoding alpha/beta hydrolase family protein encodes MALIKCDFFSESLQLSTSMTVILPQETNAQIGMKNTVSGNKHQTLYLLHGLSDDHTIWTRRTSIERYAAPLGLAVVMPQVDRSFYTNMAYGNKYWTFLTEELPMVARSFFPLSEAREDNFVAGLSMGGYGAFKWALNKPDSFIAAASLSGAMDVETLQDRSEGGLYQLIFGENSIRGTEHDLFSLVEKVKDQNVKPSLYQCCGTEDFLFEDNKRFKQACEHTAFDYTYEFSPGEHEWGYWDKKIQDVLEWLPLRK; translated from the coding sequence ATGGCATTGATTAAATGTGATTTTTTCTCTGAAAGCTTGCAATTGAGCACTTCGATGACAGTAATTCTGCCGCAGGAAACAAACGCACAAATTGGCATGAAAAATACTGTCAGCGGGAATAAGCACCAGACACTCTATTTACTTCACGGGCTGAGTGATGACCACACGATATGGACAAGAAGGACATCTATTGAGCGCTATGCGGCACCCCTTGGCTTAGCAGTAGTTATGCCGCAGGTTGACAGAAGTTTTTATACAAATATGGCTTACGGCAACAAATATTGGACTTTTTTGACAGAGGAGCTGCCTATGGTCGCAAGGTCTTTTTTTCCTTTATCAGAAGCAAGGGAAGATAATTTTGTGGCAGGCCTGTCGATGGGCGGCTATGGAGCATTCAAATGGGCTCTGAATAAGCCCGATAGTTTTATCGCAGCAGCCAGCCTTTCAGGTGCAATGGATGTAGAAACACTTCAAGATAGATCAGAAGGTGGCCTTTATCAGCTTATCTTTGGAGAAAACAGCATTAGAGGGACAGAGCATGATCTATTTTCTCTTGTAGAAAAGGTAAAGGATCAGAACGTGAAACCTTCCCTTTACCAATGCTGCGGCACAGAGGACTTTCTATTTGAAGATAATAAGCGGTTTAAGCAGGCTTGTGAACATACTGCATTTGACTATACGTATGAATTCTCTCCAGGAGAACATGAATGGGGATATTGGGATAAAAAAATTCAGGATGTGCTTGAGTGGCTTCCTTTAAGGAAATGA
- the pyk gene encoding pyruvate kinase, with amino-acid sequence MIDKVCTIGPASSKEEILQGLVEKGMTIIRLNMSHGSQTDHLAVIEAVRSISKTTGIAIKILGDLQGPKIRLGKITGDKVLLKDGDSFMLTVDEIDGDNTQASVDYKGFIQDIKVGSRVLINDGEVELHVVETGESTAKTIVKAGGSIASRKGVNVPGTSLSLPAITEKDKGDIEFLLKHDIDIIACSFIRKANHLQEIREYIKTFTNTPPKLMAKIETLEAVSSFIDICEAADAIMLARGDLGVELPYYWIPLLQKAILAECNKSGKFVVTATQMLQSMTENAVPTRAEVTDVFQAVLDGTNGVMLSAESAVGKHPLESIHVLTTAAAFSERFKQTMPDSYTDLIDLLKQEL; translated from the coding sequence ATGATTGATAAAGTCTGCACCATTGGACCTGCAAGCAGCAAAGAAGAAATCCTCCAAGGGCTTGTCGAAAAAGGAATGACTATTATCAGGTTAAACATGTCACATGGCAGCCAAACAGATCATCTCGCTGTTATAGAAGCGGTTCGAAGCATAAGCAAGACAACAGGAATTGCCATCAAGATACTAGGAGATTTGCAAGGGCCGAAAATCCGCTTAGGAAAAATAACGGGAGATAAGGTATTGTTGAAGGATGGGGACAGCTTCATGCTGACCGTTGATGAAATAGATGGAGATAACACACAGGCAAGTGTTGATTACAAGGGGTTTATCCAAGATATAAAGGTTGGAAGCAGAGTCCTTATTAATGATGGTGAGGTAGAGCTTCATGTTGTTGAAACAGGGGAAAGCACCGCCAAAACGATTGTTAAAGCAGGGGGAAGCATCGCATCTCGAAAAGGTGTCAACGTTCCAGGAACATCCCTGTCGTTACCTGCTATTACAGAAAAAGACAAAGGGGATATTGAGTTTCTGTTAAAGCATGATATAGATATTATCGCATGCTCCTTTATTCGAAAAGCAAATCATTTACAGGAAATAAGAGAATATATAAAAACATTCACCAACACTCCGCCAAAGCTGATGGCAAAAATTGAGACATTAGAGGCAGTATCCAGCTTTATTGATATTTGTGAAGCAGCAGATGCTATCATGCTGGCAAGGGGTGACTTAGGTGTGGAGCTTCCTTATTATTGGATACCTCTCTTGCAAAAAGCGATACTTGCTGAATGTAATAAAAGCGGAAAATTCGTTGTGACTGCTACACAAATGCTTCAGTCTATGACAGAAAATGCTGTTCCTACAAGAGCAGAAGTAACAGATGTATTCCAAGCTGTTTTAGACGGCACAAATGGTGTAATGCTTTCAGCAGAGAGCGCTGTCGGAAAGCATCCGCTAGAAAGCATTCATGTGCTTACCACAGCAGCTGCTTTCTCTGAACGTTTTAAACAGACTATGCCTGACAGCTACACTGATCTCATCGATTTACTAAAGCAAGAACTATGA
- the cdaS gene encoding sporulation-specific diadenylate cyclase CdaS: MSAEDMNMPLFIKSQLKADLHSLLANLHSLYDSIGERDCCVLNDFEKMNKQFKSIHSFAASYYLQSYLEPFTDYMEMLTASAQQFSEKRHGALIAMKRKDNLEDFVHSGITLNAQLSSNLLEAIFYPGNPLHDGGVLIDKDMIVSAANIFPTSQFYNGKDKLGTRHRAAIGITEQTDALVIVVSEETGRISFSIDGQLFPVQTSTFM; this comes from the coding sequence TTGTCTGCAGAGGATATGAATATGCCGCTTTTTATTAAGAGTCAGCTTAAAGCAGATTTGCATTCTCTATTAGCAAATCTCCATAGCCTGTATGACTCCATTGGTGAACGAGATTGCTGTGTTTTAAATGATTTTGAGAAAATGAACAAGCAGTTTAAAAGCATTCACAGCTTCGCAGCCTCTTACTATTTGCAATCCTATTTGGAGCCGTTCACAGATTATATGGAGATGCTTACGGCATCTGCCCAGCAATTTTCGGAGAAGCGGCATGGTGCGCTGATTGCTATGAAAAGAAAGGATAATTTAGAGGATTTCGTCCATTCCGGGATTACCTTAAATGCACAACTGTCTTCCAACCTACTTGAAGCCATTTTCTATCCAGGGAACCCGCTACATGATGGCGGTGTATTGATTGATAAAGATATGATTGTGTCGGCTGCTAATATTTTTCCTACGTCTCAATTTTATAATGGGAAAGATAAACTCGGTACAAGACATAGAGCAGCTATCGGCATAACAGAGCAGACAGATGCATTGGTTATCGTTGTTTCAGAAGAAACAGGGAGAATCTCCTTCTCCATTGACGGTCAGCTCTTTCCTGTCCAAACAAGTACCTTTATGTAG